From a single Gemmatimonadota bacterium genomic region:
- a CDS encoding OmpA family protein has product MRVTGTTVKGLAVAGAMGVSLIASGCAHVNREELGVELATIRQEMTAGDQAVEQRLAGRIDGVETRVDGIEGRVDLLEQDLSALENRFNVTVERMAAATRVNTPIYFDFDKADLKTADRELLGEFSSIVMQHFPNALVTVEGFTDPAGSQEYNLRLGQRRASAVREYLVSEGGMNPDRVRAVSYGEDTRRQVIPGKIREEGQQNRRVVMVIDHSTASTEVANR; this is encoded by the coding sequence ATGAGGGTGACTGGAACGACCGTGAAGGGACTCGCGGTCGCTGGAGCTATGGGCGTCTCGCTCATCGCGAGCGGCTGTGCCCACGTGAACCGCGAGGAGCTCGGTGTCGAGCTCGCTACCATCCGGCAGGAGATGACTGCCGGTGACCAAGCTGTCGAGCAGCGTTTGGCCGGTCGGATCGACGGCGTCGAGACGCGCGTCGATGGCATCGAGGGCCGGGTAGATCTGCTGGAGCAGGATCTCAGCGCGCTCGAGAACCGTTTCAACGTCACGGTGGAGCGGATGGCCGCTGCCACTCGCGTGAACACGCCCATCTACTTCGACTTCGACAAGGCTGATCTGAAGACGGCCGATCGCGAGTTGCTGGGCGAGTTCAGCAGCATCGTCATGCAGCACTTCCCGAACGCGCTGGTGACGGTGGAGGGCTTCACCGATCCGGCCGGCAGCCAGGAGTACAACCTGCGCCTGGGACAGCGTCGTGCGTCCGCGGTGCGTGAGTACCTGGTCTCCGAGGGCGGGATGAATCCCGACCGCGTCCGCGCCGTCAGCTACGGCGAGGATACGCGTCGTCAGGTCATCCCTGGCAAGATCCGCGAGGAGGGTCAGCAGAACCGCCGCGTGGTGATGGTCATCGACCACTCGACTGCGTCGACCGAGGTCGCGAACCGCTAA
- a CDS encoding glycosyltransferase family 4 protein: MNVCLVTLEFHGWGCQSGCGFGRASRALGRALTAEGVRVTAVVPRQPDQPERAELDGIEVFSFPSARPAEAYRWLREIDADVYHSIDPSLLTYFAQRARPARRHVVTLLDPTLDGPCIGAPRSEPVSLSRWLNRRYYRLGRRVRNAVRSADLRVIGARHIGETVRQLYGLAEVPAFLPRPIEVPSALVKAPRPTVFMLDRWDSEKRPEAFFELALRFPNVQFIAAGSASDASETERIQRAWDHVPNLELRPPVDPFSAEYQDLLSRSWILVNPAHRTGLPASFLDAAAHGTAILSSIDPDDFASNFGAKAPEDGLAEGLTHLLENDRWRTRGELGRAYVTKTFGSDRSVSLHLDAYRAVLEREEESLSAPEALFRSA, translated from the coding sequence GTGAACGTCTGTCTCGTCACCCTCGAGTTTCACGGCTGGGGGTGCCAGAGCGGGTGCGGCTTCGGGCGCGCCAGCCGCGCCCTCGGGCGCGCGCTCACCGCCGAAGGTGTCCGCGTGACCGCGGTGGTCCCACGCCAGCCGGACCAGCCCGAGCGCGCCGAGCTCGACGGCATCGAGGTGTTCTCATTCCCCAGCGCGCGTCCGGCCGAGGCGTACCGATGGCTGCGTGAGATCGACGCCGATGTCTATCACTCGATCGATCCCTCACTGCTCACGTATTTCGCGCAGCGAGCCCGCCCGGCGCGACGCCACGTCGTCACGTTGCTGGACCCGACCCTGGATGGGCCTTGCATCGGGGCGCCACGCAGCGAGCCGGTCTCGCTCAGCCGCTGGCTGAATCGACGCTACTACCGACTGGGTCGACGGGTGCGCAACGCCGTGCGTTCGGCCGACCTCAGAGTCATCGGTGCGCGCCACATCGGGGAAACCGTCCGGCAGCTCTACGGGCTCGCTGAGGTCCCTGCCTTCTTGCCGCGCCCCATCGAGGTCCCGTCCGCCCTGGTGAAGGCACCGCGCCCGACGGTCTTCATGCTGGACCGCTGGGATTCGGAGAAGCGCCCCGAGGCCTTCTTCGAGCTGGCGCTTCGCTTTCCCAACGTGCAGTTCATCGCTGCCGGCTCGGCATCGGACGCGAGTGAGACCGAGCGCATCCAGCGGGCGTGGGACCACGTGCCCAACCTGGAGCTCCGTCCCCCCGTCGACCCGTTCTCCGCCGAGTACCAAGACCTGCTTTCCAGGAGCTGGATCCTGGTCAACCCGGCGCATCGAACCGGCCTACCCGCATCCTTTCTGGACGCGGCCGCCCACGGCACCGCGATCCTGAGCTCGATCGACCCGGACGACTTTGCATCGAACTTCGGCGCGAAGGCGCCTGAGGACGGCCTGGCCGAAGGCCTGACCCACCTGCTGGAAAACGACCGCTGGAGGACGCGAGGCGAGTTGGGGCGAGCGTACGTCACCAAGACGTTCGGCTCTGACCGCAGCGTCTCGCTCCACCTGGATGCGTACCGCGCAGTGTTGGAGCGCGAAGAGGAATCACTTTCCGCACCAGAAGCGCTTTTCCGGTCGGCCTGA
- a CDS encoding response regulator has protein sequence MTEEGQKRILLVEDSLDQANLMMRWLELSGDYRITHAQDGVRGAALAQERRWDLVVTDLNLPGSDGLEVIRASKALHPDAPVLVVTAYRDQSFAAQAIREGADGFLPKPFERGELVEKAEQLLRTGGTAHHTAGPTVLAIGAHPDDVECGCGGALLRHLDLGNRVVILVLTQGEEDGTRSQRTGEAELSARLLGARVVIADLPASQVTDGEDTIQVIERVMHAFEPEIVYTHSPHDLHSDHRGAYRATLIAAREAPTLYSYSTKTSTVDFKPSLFIEVSEYVERKKEMVSLFQTADANRPYLKPSFIEACATYWGRFAGFGKVEPMEVVRGGR, from the coding sequence ATGACGGAGGAAGGTCAGAAGCGGATTCTCCTGGTCGAGGACAGCCTCGATCAGGCGAACCTGATGATGCGCTGGCTGGAGCTCTCCGGAGACTACCGCATCACGCACGCCCAGGACGGCGTGCGGGGGGCAGCCCTGGCCCAGGAGCGTCGCTGGGATCTCGTGGTCACCGACCTGAACCTGCCGGGCAGCGACGGGCTGGAGGTCATCCGGGCCAGCAAGGCGCTCCACCCGGACGCGCCGGTGCTCGTCGTCACGGCCTACCGCGACCAGTCGTTCGCGGCGCAGGCCATCCGTGAGGGCGCCGACGGCTTCCTCCCCAAGCCCTTCGAGCGGGGCGAACTGGTGGAGAAGGCCGAGCAGCTCCTGCGCACGGGAGGGACGGCCCATCACACGGCGGGCCCCACCGTCCTCGCGATCGGTGCCCATCCCGACGACGTCGAGTGCGGATGTGGAGGCGCCCTCCTCCGCCACCTGGATCTCGGCAATCGGGTCGTGATTCTCGTCCTGACGCAGGGCGAAGAGGACGGGACGCGTTCCCAACGCACCGGAGAGGCCGAGTTGTCGGCGCGCCTGCTGGGAGCGCGTGTGGTGATCGCGGACCTGCCTGCCTCGCAGGTCACCGACGGCGAGGACACGATCCAGGTGATCGAGCGGGTGATGCACGCCTTCGAGCCCGAAATCGTCTATACCCACTCCCCGCACGACCTGCACTCCGACCACCGTGGTGCCTACCGGGCCACTCTGATCGCCGCTCGAGAAGCGCCGACCCTGTACAGCTATTCGACCAAGACCAGCACCGTGGACTTCAAGCCCTCGCTCTTCATCGAGGTGTCCGAGTACGTCGAGAGGAAGAAGGAAATGGTCTCCTTGTTCCAGACCGCGGATGCGAATCGACCGTACCTGAAGCCCAGCTTCATCGAGGCCTGTGCGACCTATTGGGGTCGCTTCGCTGGATTCGGGAAGGTGGAGCCGATGGAGGTGGTACGAGGGGGACGGTGA
- a CDS encoding M1 family metallopeptidase: protein MIRSSRTILRPQAVLIAWALSGCSAPAPPSSGPAPAAVAAGIPETAPIPAGRAPTPQEYASAPDVQHYDVELALSPDGGPIAARATLTLQPSGQAPQITLDFTGLAVQRALVDGTPVQATLEGGKLRLPLSDPGNASRVVVIEYSGTPDDGLIQQANVHGEPTVFADNWPNRARFWFPSVDHPSDRATVRFTVHAPEAWSVIANGRLEDGPRATAPARLEALGYPGAAAHRTWVWSTEVEIPAYTMVVGAGPLVARSVGTAACGRAPASPRSDGCVEVGYWVFPQDTARAAPSFRRAAEMVDYFSSLVGPFPYEKLMNVQSSTRFGGMENASAIFYAENALARGANIEGTVSHEIAHQWFGDQATEAEWSHLWLSEGFATYFGHLFFEHADGVEDFRRRMEESRSSYVGSNVVDQPILAPSADLFALLNANNYPKGGWVLHMLRGLLGDEAFFGAIRDYYAAFGGGVARSEDLQEVMERHAGQPLGWFFDQWLRKPGYPIFQTAWSFDAASGEVVYRVEQIQKPTWPAFRMPMELEARTTSGPVRHRIQVEGRITEGRFQAQGPPTELVVDPDGWILKELRAGSR from the coding sequence ATGATTCGATCCAGCCGCACGATCCTTCGGCCGCAGGCGGTTCTGATCGCCTGGGCCCTGTCCGGCTGCTCTGCGCCCGCTCCCCCGAGCTCAGGCCCGGCGCCGGCCGCCGTGGCCGCGGGCATCCCGGAGACCGCCCCCATTCCGGCGGGACGAGCGCCCACGCCCCAGGAGTACGCCTCCGCGCCCGACGTCCAGCACTATGACGTCGAGCTGGCCCTGTCTCCGGATGGCGGGCCCATCGCAGCCCGCGCCACGCTCACGCTGCAGCCCAGCGGCCAGGCCCCGCAGATCACCCTCGACTTCACCGGGCTTGCGGTTCAGCGCGCGCTCGTGGACGGGACGCCGGTGCAGGCCACCCTCGAGGGGGGCAAGCTGAGACTGCCCCTCTCCGACCCGGGCAACGCGTCCCGGGTGGTGGTGATCGAGTACTCGGGGACACCGGACGACGGCCTCATCCAGCAGGCCAATGTGCACGGAGAGCCCACGGTGTTCGCCGACAACTGGCCCAATCGGGCCCGCTTCTGGTTCCCGTCCGTGGACCATCCCTCGGACCGCGCCACCGTCCGGTTCACCGTTCATGCCCCGGAGGCGTGGTCGGTCATCGCCAACGGGCGACTGGAGGACGGCCCCCGGGCCACTGCGCCTGCCCGTCTCGAGGCGCTGGGCTACCCTGGGGCCGCGGCCCACCGCACCTGGGTGTGGTCGACCGAGGTCGAGATTCCAGCCTATACGATGGTCGTGGGAGCAGGACCCCTGGTGGCGCGCTCCGTGGGAACCGCCGCCTGCGGGCGGGCCCCCGCTTCGCCTCGCTCCGATGGCTGTGTGGAGGTGGGCTACTGGGTCTTCCCCCAGGACACGGCTCGGGCAGCGCCGAGCTTCCGGCGAGCCGCCGAGATGGTCGACTACTTCTCGTCGCTGGTCGGCCCTTTCCCCTACGAGAAGCTCATGAACGTGCAGTCCTCCACCCGCTTCGGCGGCATGGAGAACGCTTCGGCGATCTTCTACGCGGAGAACGCCCTGGCGAGGGGGGCCAACATCGAGGGCACCGTCTCACACGAGATCGCCCATCAGTGGTTCGGCGATCAAGCCACCGAGGCCGAGTGGAGCCACTTGTGGCTCTCCGAAGGATTCGCCACCTACTTCGGCCACCTCTTCTTCGAGCACGCCGACGGAGTCGAGGACTTCCGCCGACGGATGGAAGAAAGCCGCAGCTCGTACGTGGGCTCGAACGTGGTGGATCAGCCGATCCTGGCCCCCTCCGCCGACCTGTTCGCCTTGCTGAACGCCAACAACTACCCGAAGGGCGGCTGGGTCCTGCACATGCTCCGGGGACTCCTGGGCGACGAGGCCTTCTTCGGCGCGATCCGGGACTACTACGCCGCCTTCGGCGGTGGAGTCGCCCGCTCGGAAGACCTGCAGGAAGTGATGGAGCGGCACGCCGGCCAACCCCTGGGCTGGTTCTTCGATCAGTGGCTGCGCAAGCCCGGATACCCGATCTTCCAGACCGCCTGGAGCTTCGACGCGGCCAGCGGCGAGGTCGTGTATCGGGTCGAGCAGATCCAGAAGCCGACCTGGCCGGCGTTTCGGATGCCCATGGAGCTCGAGGCTCGAACGACCTCCGGCCCGGTACGGCACCGGATCCAGGTGGAGGGTCGAATCACGGAGGGGCGCTTTCAGGCCCAGGGTCCGCCGACGGAGCTGGTCGTGGACCCCGACGGATGGATCCTCAAGGAGTTGCGGGCGGGATCGCGCTGA
- a CDS encoding MFS transporter — translation MTHPPADEAAPAATPSVSSSKRPDSSPTLIVFALWLLVFSASSQTMIISPILPKIGQELAIREALLGTLVTAYSAMVGLFAIISGPISDKVGRRRILLLGSGIMTVALVLHALVVGYASFLLVRVASGIAGGVLSGAAVSYIGDYFPYHRRGWATGWVMSGAAVGQILGIPIGIELAEPFGFKAPFYVFAVTMALTWLLILYRVPQPSVERSNHKLTLGRAVSDYWAMLRRREIAAAAVGYWLMFLGVSVYVVYLPTWLEAERGASTTQIATLFLVGGIANVLTGPQAGRLSDRIGRKVMVLASCVGLSAVMISTVPIVDSMRMAYPVYFMVMILVAMRVSPYSALLTALVSDERRGSLMSLTVALGQVGFAIGGAVAGPLYAFRGYQTSTVLAATSVLLMGVVVWLFIPEPGRSRSR, via the coding sequence GTGACCCACCCGCCCGCCGACGAGGCCGCGCCCGCCGCGACCCCGTCGGTGTCGTCGAGCAAACGTCCCGACAGCTCGCCCACCCTGATCGTCTTCGCGCTCTGGCTGCTGGTGTTCTCAGCGAGCAGCCAGACGATGATCATCTCACCCATCCTCCCCAAGATCGGCCAGGAGCTCGCGATCCGAGAGGCGCTGCTCGGAACGCTGGTCACGGCCTACAGCGCCATGGTGGGCCTGTTCGCCATCATCTCCGGTCCGATCTCGGACAAGGTCGGGCGCCGGCGTATCCTGCTGCTCGGATCGGGGATCATGACGGTCGCGTTGGTCCTTCACGCGCTCGTCGTCGGCTACGCCTCGTTCCTGCTGGTGCGCGTCGCGTCAGGCATCGCGGGTGGCGTCCTGAGCGGCGCGGCGGTCTCGTACATCGGCGACTACTTCCCCTACCACCGCCGCGGGTGGGCCACCGGATGGGTCATGAGCGGCGCGGCCGTGGGTCAGATCCTGGGCATCCCCATCGGCATCGAGCTCGCTGAGCCCTTCGGGTTCAAGGCACCGTTCTACGTATTCGCGGTCACGATGGCACTCACGTGGTTGCTCATCCTCTACCGGGTGCCCCAGCCCTCCGTCGAACGCTCCAACCACAAGCTCACGCTCGGCCGTGCCGTGTCGGACTACTGGGCCATGCTGCGGCGACGGGAGATCGCCGCCGCCGCAGTCGGCTATTGGCTGATGTTCCTCGGGGTGTCGGTGTACGTGGTCTACCTGCCCACGTGGCTGGAAGCCGAGCGCGGCGCCAGCACCACGCAGATCGCCACGCTGTTTCTGGTGGGCGGCATCGCCAACGTGCTGACGGGGCCGCAGGCGGGTCGACTGTCCGATAGGATCGGGCGCAAGGTGATGGTGCTGGCCTCGTGTGTGGGACTTTCCGCGGTGATGATCTCGACCGTCCCCATTGTGGACAGCATGCGCATGGCGTATCCCGTCTACTTCATGGTCATGATCCTGGTGGCCATGCGGGTAAGCCCCTACTCGGCGCTGCTGACCGCACTGGTCTCCGACGAGCGCAGAGGCTCCCTCATGAGTCTCACCGTGGCGCTTGGACAGGTGGGCTTCGCGATCGGCGGTGCCGTGGCGGGCCCGCTGTACGCGTTCCGCGGCTACCAGACCAGCACTGTCCTGGCCGCCACTTCGGTGCTGCTGATGGGCGTGGTGGTGTGGCTCTTCATCCCGGAGCCGGGGCGGAGCCGCTCTCGTTGA
- a CDS encoding Hpt domain-containing protein, whose protein sequence is MEATRPPEAADRDALATEFTEPVVVKVDPVIADLVPGYLKARREEVQRISAAVQNADLGELQLIGHRLKGSGAGYGFPDITRLGAAIEDGAGAGDLAAVVRAVRGLVSYLDAVRLVMP, encoded by the coding sequence ATGGAAGCGACGAGACCCCCCGAGGCTGCGGATCGGGATGCTCTGGCCACGGAGTTCACCGAGCCCGTGGTGGTGAAGGTCGACCCCGTGATCGCGGACCTGGTCCCTGGCTACCTCAAGGCGCGGCGGGAAGAGGTGCAGCGCATTTCCGCGGCGGTCCAGAACGCCGATCTGGGCGAGCTCCAGCTGATCGGTCATCGACTGAAGGGATCGGGGGCCGGCTACGGCTTCCCCGACATCACCCGTCTGGGTGCCGCCATCGAGGACGGGGCTGGGGCAGGCGATCTGGCGGCGGTGGTGCGTGCAGTGCGAGGGCTGGTCAGCTACCTGGACGCGGTCCGGCTGGTCATGCCCTGA